taaaaaataaaataaaaatagcggcataggcgtacggactcccattttACGAAGGGGTAAAGGCTGATTTTTTTTCCGAGTTCAACAAAAAGCcctgaatctgaataacaattattcatattagctttactgccaaacaACAGGGCCGCAGCTAGGGGGAGAGGCAAGGGGAGATGGGGGGAACACCCCACAAAAATCCGGTAAGAATAACAGAAACATACTGGTTAATGATAttgatgttttaagtatgtaacttccctgaaatggctgcaaaattaTATTTCAGAGCCTCAAGAATTCTTGCGCCTTCCATGCTCATTggttccaagaattcatctgcacccccccccccccccaattattattttttaaattagttattttattttattttctaaatcctagctacaaTCCTGAACAGGGATGCAAATTAATCACTACAACAATGttgtagccagcatgaggcacaCAAGGCAAGCATcatctggaatttccccagatttatttaatttttcccatgacactgatatttattttacaggtctgggtttgtcTCGGTGTTTTTTCCTCACTATGCCCCagctacatatttttacatggattacaactagtaTTGTATCAAAGTAAactgatggaaatatatggtgaaaaggttttaggccagctcatttgccCAAAATGCTGTACCTCAATTCAAATATGTAAAGGCAACTTGTGAATGTCCTTGGGGCGGGGATGAAGTTCACAAGAGTTATattgaaaatgcatttaaactaatttttttagATCTACTTGAACATATACATGACCCATTTCCTTGCcaatttggtcattctacccCTCTCCCAGGATCCTAAGGCTGGTGCACAAATAGGGGAAAATTAAGCCAATTGTCTTGTCCAAGAAtactataaaaatattttttttgcaaatttcATTAATGTCGGTCTAACCCCCCACCACCAACCCCTTAACCTCAGGGTGGAGTTAAATTCCTTAAACCATCTATCATATAGACAAACGcatttaaattgtaataatgtCTTCAGAACTACTAGACCAATTCCAACCAAATTTATTTGGCAGTTTCTCTCACCtttggaaaaacaaaatcacaaatttggtcattttaatccTCCTAGAAAAATGGGTTTCCTGCATTCCATGCGTTTTGTAGTTGTGGTCAGCAATTTACTCGGGTGACTATTTAGATCCATTGTGTATGATGCATAAGTGTTCAACACTGGATGCATTCTATGTATACATATTCAATTAGGGATCACAatcatgttgtttgtttcttagtttaattttttttttttttaagtgaatggatattttaaatagttttttcttTACAATTGTGACTGTGTGAAGTCATTTTCACCTTGAGAAATAAAACACTGTTGCAAGTATTTTGTGTCGCAATAAATCACTGAAATACACAAAATCCATTTTACTATTTCTAGTATTCTAATATCAATGTacagggtttctaccagagggtatgaagggtaaaattatgtaccctaaaatcttgggaattagtggatacattttaataatttttagaatgatTATAGCAAGAgagctgctgtttaaaatttgtttaagtacatgaaatgcagtgtccaatttccaAAGATtccaaacccataaccacctagtagcaGAAGTTATGAtctgtttggggtttttaagtACCCCAAATTATTAATTACTGGTCTCCCTTACTTTTGACCTAATAACCCAAAAGTTGCATGCACACAGCAAATAGTTTTCCAGTTTTACATAGCTTACCTTGGTAACCAAAATTCTGCATTGGTTACATTGATAACATAGTTTGAACTGGGTACCATGATAACAGATAATTTTGAACTGGTTAGCATTgtaacataattaattattttcaccCATCTTTTCTACAGGCATAGTACAATTATATAACTACATATTGGTTTGTTCGGTCCTTGAAAATGACATTTTTTGAGgagaaaaaaattgttttgttttgcattgtAAATAGTAAACTAAATTTGCCTTGTtagaaatatatagttttgttcCCCCTCCAtcacccctcccccacacacagtGAATGTGAATGTCTACTGATTAATTTGTCACTAATCATTTCTTCCCTTCCCTATCCCAAGTAAAAGTGAACTACCGTATGACAATGACCATGTCATattaaaaggaaaagaaaggaaatgttttatttaacgatgcactcaacacattttatttactgttatatggcatcagacatatggttaagaaccacacaaatattgagagaggaaatgttttaattttgttttctgtgtcAAAATACACAACAGTGCATacatgacaaaaataataaaaagattgGGTTTCTGTGTCAACGTTTACACTTAATATTTTAAGTCCACCAGTAATAAAgaccataataaaaataatgattttctttCTATTTGACAGACTGGCACCACATGGCTGACTGTCACTGCAGGGCTGACCGACATCGCAGGGCTGACAGGCACTGCACAGCTGACCGGCACCACATGCCTGCACACCAGCACCACATGTCTGACTGGCACCATATGGCTGACCATCAGCACCATATGGCTAACCGGCACCACATGGATGACTGGCACCACATGGCTGACCACCAGCACCACATGTTTGACCGGCACCACATGCCTGACCACCAGCACCACATGGCTGACCACCGGCACCACATGGCTGACCACCGGCACCACGTGGCTAACGACCACCACCACATGGCTGACAACCAACACCACATGGCTGACAACCACCACATGGCTGACCACCGGCATCACATGTCTGACAggcaccatatgtctgaccggCACCACATGTCTGACCACCCACACCACCTGTCTGACCACCAGCACCACATGTCTGACCGGCACCATGTGGCTGACCTGCACCACATGGCTGACCTGCACCACATGGCTGATGAGCACCACATGGCTGACCGGCACTGCAAGGCTGACCGGCATCGCAAGGCTGACCGGCACAGCATGGCTGACAACCAGCAACCCATGGCTGACCGGCAACCCAAGGCTGACCGGCACCACAAGGCTGACCGGCACCACGTGGGTGACCACCAGCAACCCATGGCTGACCGGCACCGCAAGGCTGACCGGCACCACGTGGCTGACCACCAGCAACCCATGGCTGAGCAGCAACCCATGGCTGACCGTCACCATGTGGCTGACCGTCACCGCAAGGCTGACCGGCACCACAAGACTGACCAGCAACCCATGGCTGACCAGCAACCCATGGCTGACCGGCACCGCAAGGCTGACCGGCACCACGTGGCTAACCAGCAACCCATGGCTGACCGGTACCGCAAGGCTGACCATCACCGCAAGGCTGACCGGCATCACAAGGCTGACCAGCACCGCATGACTGACCAGTAACACATGGCTGACCAAACCAGACACAATCAGCATTGGTTTAACAACACTGCGTGATTGTGTGAAATTATACAACGTCGATTACCCAAGCAGCAGGCTGGACACATGGGTATGTTACTGCACAGCCACAGTACTAATTATTCATAAGACTCTCCGGCAGTGAATTCCTCCCGACTGGAAAATCAATAAAGCTAGTTACATCTGAAAAGCAGatttatttaaatgaaaattaacatcATCACTTTCCTATTACTTTGATTATGAAATAAGGTCGAAAGAAGAGATTGAATCAGGTTCGGCAATGAGGTTAACCTGCCTTTTGTTGACTTTTATAGTGGGAGACTCGAGTGAAAAACAAGTGACCGAAAACCGATTTGcaccatttttttcttcttttctttagtTATGAATGGGAAACCACTTCCTGAGGTGTGTGTTCCGAATTTCTGatgattttaaacaagaaaagttATTTCTTATGTGATCTGAATCATAAGTGTGTCAAATAAAATGgagtaaaaaacccacacaacaacaacaaaaagaaacctcccaaaaaaccccaacaaaggTTCAGTAGATTACCACCTATTTTCTTGAAATAAGAAAGTATTGAtatgttattataaaaataataatgaaaatgtatAACTGCAGTCTCAATAGGgatatctttaaaaaacaaaaacaacacatttttaatcatctgttggaaaaaaataataacatagttTTGTTCTTTGGGAGGAGAGGGGGTTGTGGGGTggctttttgtgttttgttttgttttgggggtggggaagaATCTTATTCAATACAATGAATCCCTTATCTGTAGGTTGCAACTgtccaaaaacatttttaacagatCTTGCTTTTTTTTGGTTGCGCctgctataaatatatagcGTGAAATTCAGAAACTTCTTATCTGCAAGTTGCAACTGTCAAAAATACATTGGCCacaaatcttcttttttttatgccTGCTATACATAATGAGTGGAATTCAGGAACATGGCTGTGCAAGCCTAAATGTCATCTGACAATCAACTTCTCCAGTTGAACATGAGATCAATGACAGGCTGGGCAAGACTGATGCGCGGCAAGTACAGCCAAGATAATTTGATGTAGTCATGTATAAAAATAAGCACCGAGCCTGACTTAAAAcagcacaaaacaaaatattcagtCTATCTCTGTATGAAACagacgaatggtatatcaaaggccatggtatgtgctatcctgtgtgggatggtgcacataaacgatcccttgctactaatgggaaaaatgtagcaggtttcctctcttaacacataccacgtcctttgataataccagtcatgatgcactggctggaacaagaaatagctcaatggctTTGTAGAACGAGACATATTACTCGACTAAACTAAAAAAcatgaatgaaacaaaattttgaattaacaaaaatgtaactgaTGTGGCAATTGAGTGTTAAGCTCTCTGTGAAAAATTAACACATTGCAAAACTTAATTCAGTCTTGCACCAGATAGATGGCCCCCAAAAAGGTGGTTGCTCTCTAGCAAAGTGATGTGATTTAAAGTATTAGAAACATCCCTCACAACATCTATCATAACACACAGTTGTCAGTCCTTATTGGATTTTCAAGCCATAGTGAGCTTTTTTTTCTGGCATTGCCCTTTCCTAgttcacaaaattaataactgtctGGCATCAGAATTATAGCCAAATCGACAGATCCTGGTCAAATAAAACTTCACAAATGCTATTTTGGATAAAAGTCAAATAAGGAAGAAAGACAATTTCAGAGTTAAACATTCAGGGCAGACTGCAAAATGTAGCATCATATACAATTGTGTGTACTCTAGgatacctcccccccccccccccccccaacattatTAAAGACTTATACAAATGTGGATCTGATTCAGGTAATGTAAAATGCAAAGGAACAAAAAGTTacttattaaaatatgaaaaatactgACTTTACAAAAAATTGACTAATGCATATTTTGCATGTCTCCAAGACAGTAACTCTTACAAGAGAAATGGAAAAGTAACAACATCCAGGCATGTTGTAAATCAACAAAACTCTATTAGAGGTCATATATCTGGTAGAAGTGACACTGGTTCATGAGCTCAAGAGAACGCACtggctatttctttttttcattaatcaaCAATGTGTCTTTTAATGCAATTTTCCACCAATATGTACAACTTCAGTCTTATGGGGAAGCTCTGGTTGAAATCACTTTTATTATTTCCCTTTTATTGCTCTCTTGGGAACAGCGGATCTGGCTcctgagttgtgtgcccagggcagcatgTATTAATCTTGATTAATTATAAAcaggacaattttttttttaaaaacacatacacCGTACCAATTTTACATCATAGAATGGAAAAGATCTATACACCAAAGCATGTATACTACCCCACAAACAATACAACATCtcatgatgataataaaaaattataaatcaacgtttattttcattcttatatATCTAATTGAGgtacaagcttgtataatgtaTTTGACCGATACGAATCAGCTGCCTGGACCATTTACCAAGGAAGGAGGTTAATGGATTAATGTCAGAATAGAAGCTGCTGCTGCCCCATGGGCTTCTCGTACACATTCTCATTTGAACTAGATTTCTGTGCTATGATTCAAGAACACTGTCATGGGCAGACATGCCAGTTATGGGCTGTCCAGGACATGGAGTTAATGGGTAGTTGTTACTGCAACCCTGGCAattaacaaaatgacaacagCAAAGAATATGTCATGGAGAAATATCACCAAATGGTTCACcaaaggccacggtatgtgctgttttgtctgcGAATCAATGTTCTAAAAAAAAGTGCTATTACACCTTCCCACTGATCATTAAAACTAACACTGGCTGGAAATTGGTCTGCATATACATTAGCACTTTACttaaagacaggatagcatatgtCACAGGCAATAATTGGTACACCAATTTCTGAACACAGTTTGGTGTAGATGGCTATTAAAACTAACCTGCCTGGAAGCTGGTTACAGAGGATGGTGTCTGTTAGCTCATTactcaaagacaggatagcacataccatagactTAGTAATTGATACACCAATTTTTTAACAGATTGGTGTATGTGGCTATCAAACCTAACTCTAATTGCAAGATGGTTACAGAGGATGGTGTCTGCATATATATTAGCTCTTGCCCAaaagacaggatggcacataccacagactgtAATTAATACACCAATTTTTTAACAGATTGGCGCATGTGGCTATCAAACCTAACTCTGGCTGGAAGCTGGTTAAAGAGGATGGTGTCTGCATATATATTAGCACTTGCCCAaaagacaggatggcacataccacagactatAATTaatacaccaatttttttaacaGATTGGTACATGTGGCTATCAAACCTAACTGGTGGAAGGAAGCTGGTTAAAGAGGATGGTGTCTGCATATACATTAGCACTTTCCCCAAAGACatggatggcacataccacagacttagTAATTGATACACCAATGTTTTAACACAGATTAGTGTATGTGGCTATCAGTTCCCTACTATATGATGCTCTCACTGAGTTGGAGGTTGCAATGGGATATTAACGCAGCATTTAACCAGCCTTAAACCTGATGACATGGCCACTGCACTGGCAGAGTCATTAGTATGATTAGCATGAGCTAATCTCTCTTGCCAGCCTTTCGAATGAAGCCAACCAGACAGATGAAAATAGACTGTAACAACAGTCTTAATGAAACCATGTGACAACCATGGTAACtatgacaaaacaaacactgaaaatCTCTACTAATTGATTTTTTGGGAAGCTATTTTCACAAACAAAATCTTAACACAATGACAAAGTCAGTTAAGTTAATGACTATAATGTCTGAGAACTATCATAAAAAGGGGTGGAagagtacatttttttttttttgcatgtaTACTTTTTCTACTGGgtaaaaatcagtctagcgTGGAATCTTCCTACTGAAGTCcagaaaacatttaatatgtcattttaagtgtgtgtgtgtgttgttttttaaaataataatacaattccAAGGTTATTTAGATACTACATGTGTGATAAACTATTAaacaagaagaaaggaatgtcacATACCTGaccataaaaataattgaatggaTTGATTAATTGCCTCCCTACCTCAGATTATGGGAAGCCATTTAAGTTATCACCACATTAATGTCATATAAATTCAAAGGgcgctaaaaattactctccctgtcagggtttctgccagagaatgaaatgggtatggcaccatgcCCAAACTGTTTGgcagattttcttttttaagttaatcttttgacacagttaattactcttatcattactgtatgattttcttaactctaaccctaaacttaacccattttctttattAGGGAGACCCCCCCATACCCcttgttgactggttgcattcaattccatagcgacattaaaaacaacaactattttCTGGGGAGTGATAGGGAGCAAGAGTGATGGCTCCCTTTAAATTGCGAGGTCTGACATTAAAAGATAACATACTGTTTAATCTGTAAATTACTGGATTTCAAAGTATAATATTTGGTCTAATGAATGATTTGTATGAACTTGCCCACAGATAGGTCAGCATATTATCATTGCCAACTGATACAAGGGTAGTGGAATACTATCGGTATGAAAAACAACCCAATGGCCACATTAAGCAAGAATTGATTCAGTTATGAATACATAATTtgccaatattttaaatatatgatcaCATTAAAGCCATCAGCATTCATTAAATCTTAAACAGTGACCTTTACCTTTGATCTAATGGCCTAACCACAGCAACCAATCTCTATCCATATATgtttataacatgtacatacttccagtttttaaaaaaaaaagcaaaaagaaaataaaaaattataaaataacccaaaccaaaaaacccagaagaatTTCTCTCAAACACAGCCTGATTTATGATGATACTTTTCTGTGGGACCGCCAACCAATtgataaaactttaaataaacatGATTTTGTCAGTTCAGCATgtgaaataacaaatataatgtCAATGTACCTTCAGTTATGGAAATTCAGATTTAAGAAGCACTGATCATTTAGTTCAATCACAAGTACAGCTTTGTCATACGGATTTCTTAATTATCTTGTACTATAAGCCGATGACACCAAAATATGGATTAATTCATCAGTTTTCTTGGTAATTTGCAGAAATGTGTTTGGCTTCTTTGACATGCTAATAAAATAGATTTTCCCCTTGTCATTCCTAAATACTAAATGTGATTCCTTTCAGAATTCGTTTCTTTGATTTTTAGATGACTGTCTTTgcattgatataaaaaaaattaacaccatcaatcaattttttttttatataatccTCTTGCCCTTTCGATAAATGTAGTTCTGTACTCTAATGAGTAATTGATTATCTCCTGTATTATACAGGGTGTTGACCTTTCCATGCAATTAACCTTTTTGCCCGGATTATTTCTCTACCAAGCAATATGAGATTGGCAACTCTACAACAGACTGAAtaagtataaacagatttttaatataaaatatatctgtgAAATGAAAATACTGCTACTAATTGTGGGTTAACATTATTTACATAATAATTGCCAAAAATCATTAGTCAATAAAATATTCAATACTGCATTTAATACATCTGCTAAActctgaataaaaaaaacaacaaaaaagaccccacaacacaacaaactaacatattttgtatatagaaaataactgaTTGCTGTCTTTAAAAGATATCAACTTTATCCTGCAAAGGTTAGAAAGGCCAATGTCATGAGTCTGCTGAGTGGCATTCATCACTCAACCTGAGCAGGATGATTCCAATGTCTTGGGATGGAAcccggttattttatttatcctgcaatccaacAAAAATAGTCggaaaatattatttcttttaggtgtttttttttcacacaaCTTCAGTAACATCAAACTAGCAACACTTATGCAGTATGTCATTCAAGatacatgacatcattcttTGGAAAATGCTAGCTATATTTtgtcacatttaaaaattgtttctaaataaaatacaagtcatgtattgttattgtgagacaagactttatttctATATACTGTACTGAAAcgaatgatttaaagagtatgttatTGAAATTCTAGTCTAAAATACTCAAGTCGAGTCGTGCTTATGTCacatgacctatatttttgaTCAGTGaaagaaaatatagaaatttatctagtcatcacaTAGTGAATGCAGAACAGAAATCCTAAAACTTACTTTATTATGATGTTATAACTAGTATGTAAGTTACTGCAATGCACTTGCAGATTTCTGAACATAACAGAAGAGTTTCatgttaaaagtttaaaaaaattaaacgagAACCAGTCAATGGTTTTTGGTACCATATTTATAGACTGTTATCCAT
The sequence above is drawn from the Gigantopelta aegis isolate Gae_Host chromosome 6, Gae_host_genome, whole genome shotgun sequence genome and encodes:
- the LOC121373964 gene encoding histidine-rich protein PFHRP-II-like, whose amino-acid sequence is MADCHCRADRHRRADRHCTADRHHMPAHQHHMSDWHHMADHQHHMANRHHMDDWHHMADHQHHMFDRHHMPDHQHHMADHRHHMADHRHHVANDHHHMADNQHHMADNHHMADHRHHMSDRHHMSDRHHMSDHPHHLSDHQHHMSDRHHVADLHHMADLHHMADEHHMADRHCKADRHRKADRHSMADNQQPMADRQPKADRHHKADRHHVGDHQQPMADRHRKADRHHVADHQQPMAEQQPMADRHHVADRHRKADRHHKTDQQPMADQQPMADRHRKADRHHVANQQPMADRYRKADHHRKADRHHKADQHRMTDQ